Proteins encoded together in one Telopea speciosissima isolate NSW1024214 ecotype Mountain lineage chromosome 6, Tspe_v1, whole genome shotgun sequence window:
- the LOC122665929 gene encoding DUF724 domain-containing protein 5-like has protein sequence MKLFKEHLKCQWKRKGDCQQRLLHKVLRREKKREEDKKKQLQISKFLLKEFRLIASSYPYPTGAMPPILELLDAQMSMVPVENQGLLFFQSSRVWEKVESMEAFQLLPQRPHFSTLDQYNEELREGLAIGYMVAFANLVEKTCKSQLDDPRSRLENKLKALVELETLGFQANPVKARLQELLDIKDRQVKLKEHSRAVECQIGEKKHVSSTIDAETDEIDKKMKELQQSLTMLNKKRASVMAQKEIKCSNIDAMEREVDLIKKKVLKGKLEFDHAIATSW, from the exons ATGAAGCTGTTCAAAGAGCACTTGAAGTGCCAGTGGAAGAGAAAGGGAGACTGTCAACAGAGGCTGCTGCACAAAGTAttgagaagggaaaagaaaagagaggaagacaaGAAAAAACAACTTCAGATATCGAAGTTCCTCCTCAAG GAGTTTCGATTGATAGCCAGCTCATATCCCTACCCAACCGGGGCAATGCCACCTATCCTGGAACTCCTTG ATGCTCAGATGTCTATGGTGCCAGTCGAGAATCAAGGTCTGCTTTTCTTCCAGAGTTCGCGAGTCTGGGAGAAAGTTGAGTCCATGGAAGCTTTTCAACTACTGCCACAAAGACCACATTTTAGTACCCTAGATCAGTATAATGAAGAGTTGCGTGAAGGACTGGCTATAGGGTACATGGTGGCCTTTGCAAACTTGGTGGAGAAGACGTGCAAATCACAACTTGATGACCCAAGGAGCAGGCTAGAAAACAAACTGAAGGCTCTTGTAGAACTGGAAACTCTTGGATTTCAAGCTAATCCAGTGAAGGCTCGACTGCAGGAGTTGCTAGACATTAAAGATAGGCAAGTGAAGCTCAAGGAACATTCAAGGGCAGTTGAATGTCAGATAGGTGAGAAGAAGCATGTGAGCAGTACAATTGATGCTGAAACTGATGAGATAGATAAAAAGATGAAGGAGCTACAACAATCTCTAACCATGCTGAACAAGAAAAGGGCATCTGTGATGGCACAGAAGGAGATCAAATGTTCCAATATTGATGCAATGGAAAGGGAGGTGGATCTGATAAAGAAAAAGGTTCTGAAAGGTAAACTTGAATTTGATCACGCAATAGCTAC
- the LOC122663962 gene encoding uncharacterized protein LOC122663962, whose protein sequence is MRCKRHPTDLSSGVGVCASCLRERLFALIVAQSRQQAQVQAEGEGEDRRKSDAQHPPSLVFPRSVSPYIYRSSDNDHQQFDQRFNTTPRVRPASAPSTTTTAGAAPKKKKSKFSFFAFLFGSKSEEPEADVPDPRDSRVFRSSLATTPTSPSMSQTWFSTFIPNSRKKQSRLFSVEDVNATDGGRRTRREDRGLSPARAAVEEHHGDYEDSSGYSADSSPQWRKQGLQSQSTPPQATPTRDRRRGQHNRNVSGLAMCFSPLVRASPSRQHHRNVGSSHVW, encoded by the coding sequence ATGAGGTGTAAGAGGCACCCTACCGACCTCAGCAGCGGCGTTGGCGTCTGCGCTTCTTGTCTCCGTGAACGCCTTTTTGCCCTCATCGTCGCCCAAAGTCGTCAACAAGCCCAAGTCCAGGCCGAGGGCGAGGGCGAAGATCGCCGGAAATCTGATGCCCAACACCCACCTTCACTCGTCTTCCCCCGCTCCGTCTCTCCTTACATCTATCGCAGCTCCGATAATGACCACCAACAATTCGATCAGCGTTTCAACACAACTCCCCGGGTGCGCCCTGCCTCCGCCCCCTCCACCACGACCACTGCCGGTGCCGctcccaagaaaaagaaaagtaagtTCTCGTTTTTTGCATTTCTGTTTGGCTCCAAGTCGGAAGAACCAGAAGCAGATGTTCCAGATCCCAGAGATTCAAGGGTATTCAGGTCGTCTTTAGCTACTACTCCAACATCTCCATCGATGTCACAAACCTGGTTCTCTACTTTCATCCCCAATAGCCGGAAGAAACAATCTCGTCTCTTCTCCGTAGAAGACGTTAATGCCACAGACGGTGGCCGTCGAACTCGCCGGGAAGATCGTGGATTGTCGCCGGCAAGAGCCGCCGTTGAAGAACACCACGGAGATTATGAAGACTCGAGTGGTTACTCGGCGGATTCTTCACCGCAATGGCGTAAACAGGGGTTGCAGTCTCAATCAACGCCGCCGCAGGCGACACCGACGAGGGATCGCCGGCGAGGGCAGCATAATCGGAATGTTTCGGGGTTGGCTATGTGTTTTAGCCCGTTGGTGAGGGCGAGCCCAAGTAGGCAGCACCACCGGAATGTGGGGTCCTCTCACGTCTGGTGA